The following are from one region of the Vibrio rarus genome:
- the hpt gene encoding hypoxanthine phosphoribosyltransferase translates to MKHTVEVMISEQEVQERVQQLGALINEHYKDSQELVMVGLLRGSFVFMADLSRAVTVNHSVDFMTASSYGNTMESSRDVRILKDLDDDIQGKDVLLVEDIIDTGNTLSKVCEILSIREPNSIQIATLLDKPSRREVKVDVQWIGFEIPDEFVVGVGIDYAQKYRNLPYIGKVIPL, encoded by the coding sequence ATGAAACATACCGTAGAAGTGATGATTTCCGAACAAGAAGTTCAGGAAAGGGTACAGCAGCTTGGAGCGCTAATTAATGAGCATTATAAAGATAGCCAAGAGTTGGTCATGGTAGGGCTTCTACGTGGCTCTTTTGTGTTTATGGCTGATTTATCTCGAGCGGTAACGGTTAATCATAGTGTTGATTTCATGACAGCATCAAGCTACGGCAACACGATGGAAAGCTCTCGTGATGTACGAATTCTTAAAGACCTAGATGATGATATTCAGGGTAAAGACGTACTGTTAGTCGAAGATATTATCGATACGGGCAACACTTTAAGCAAAGTGTGTGAAATTTTATCCATACGTGAACCTAATTCAATTCAAATCGCGACCTTGCTGGATAAACCATCTCGCCGTGAAGTTAAGGTCGATGTACAGTGGATTGGCTTTGAAATTCCGGATGAATTTGTGGTTGGTGTTGGTATCGATTACGCCCAAAAATATCGTAACTTACCTTACATTGGTAAAGTTATCCCATTGTAG